From a single Larimichthys crocea isolate SSNF chromosome XIII, L_crocea_2.0, whole genome shotgun sequence genomic region:
- the LOC104929041 gene encoding uncharacterized protein LOC104929041 isoform X2: MKVISAAVLSALFCTVVSASSKVKEEHRTAFFGEDVHIDVPPGNVGEVVFKPRTNRSTEVVLLRAGKVMNPGSYINTLGHLVLEDVQEKDEGLYVIKNTNSSNVLKHLILIVRDCALEEVVKYGETYYIHLNHVEGPITLEFRRSLVQPNQTDIHHATESPPVVLYNQTAVSADEYVGRLSVSEKRVTLHSVKMTDEGSFTVLDHENKIRRRNCLNVREHQNFLHLSYGGNLKMKLYLHYSNLNIVYRRKSDNQDRLIVDQGVLVTPLDPMLEGRLTVEGSLLMMKKVNVADTGVFKVTDLSGFTVAHVYIEVDAYKLPPLTVAILSLVGLIAFMLLVCLLSCIYKMHRRNEKSKRLMLIAQQAGKGDGEAFRQEPQTEPLLGGP; the protein is encoded by the exons ATGAAAGTAATCAGCGCCGCAGTGCTTAGCGCCCTGTTCTGCACCG TTGTGTCAGCATCTTCCAAAG TCAAAGAGGAACACAGGACAGCCTTCTTCGGGGAAGACGTTCACATCGATGTCCCGCCCGGGAATGTTGGCGAGGTTGTGTTCAAACCCAGGACCAATCGCTCCACTGAGGTGGTTCTGCTTCGAGCAGGCAAGGTGATGAATCCAGGGAGCTACATCAACACTCTGGGCCACCTGGTGCTGGAAGACGTGCAGGAGAAGGACGAGGGGTTGTATGTCATCAAGAACACCAACAGCTCCAACGTCCTCAAGCACCTTATCCTCATTGTCAGGG ACTGTGCTCTGGAGGAAGTGGTGAAGTACGGAGAAACTTACTACATCCATCTCAACCACGTGGAAGGCCCCATCACCCTGGAGTTCAG ACGCAGCCTGGTTCAGCCCAATCAGACTGACATACACCACGCCACAGAGTCTCCACCCGTGGTGCTGTACAACCAGACGGCGGTGTCGGCAGACGAATATGTGGGACGCCTCAGCGTGTCGGAGAAACGGGTCACGCTGCACTCAGTGAAGATGACGGACGAGGGGAGCTTTACGGTGCTGGACCACGAGAACAAAATCAGGAGGAGGAACTGTCTGAATgtcagag AGCACCAGAACTTCTTGCATCTCTCCTACGGAGGAAACCTGAAGATGAAACTCTACCTGCACTATTCCAATCTTAACATTGTCTACAGGCGCAAATCAGACAATCAGGACCGGCTCATAGTGGACCAGGGGGTTCTGGTGACGCCGCTGGACCCGATGCTGGAGGGCAGGCTGACCGTGGAGGGATCCCTGCTCATGATGAAGAAGGTCAACGTGGCCGACACAGGCGTCTTCAAAGTGACAGACCTGTCTGGGTTTACTGTGGCTCATGTCTACATAGAGGTGGACG CCTATAAGCTGCCTCCCCTGACTGTAGCCATCCTCTCCCTGGTGGGCCTGATCGCCTTCATGCTGCTGGTGTGCCTGCTGTCCTGTATCTATAAAATGCACAGGAGGAACGAGAAGAGCAAGAGGCTGATGCTCATTGCTCAGCAGGCCGGCAAGGGAGATGGCGAGGCTTTCAGACAG
- the LOC104929038 gene encoding tubulin beta chain: MREIVHIQAGQCGNQIGAKFWEVISDEHGIDPTGTYHGDSDLQLDRISVYYNEATGGKYVPRAILVDLEPGTMDSVRSGPFGQIFRPDNFVFGQSGAGNNWAKGHYTEGAELVDSVLDVVRKEAESCECLQGFQLTHSLGGGTGSGMGTLLISKIREEYPDRIMNTFSVVPSPKVSDTVVEPYNATLSVHQLVENTDETYCIDNEALYDICFRTLKLTTPTYGDLNHLVSATMSGVTTCLRFPGQLNADLRKLAVNMVPFPRLHFFMPGFAPLTSRGSQQYRALTVPELTQQVFDAKNMMAACDPRHGRYLTVAAVFRGRMSMKEVDEQMLNVQNKNSSYFVEWIPNNVKTAVCDIPPRGLKMAVTFIGNSTAIQELFKRISEQFTAMFRRKAFLHWYTGEGMDEMEFTEAESNMNDLVSEYQQYQDATAEEEGEFEEEVEEDA; the protein is encoded by the exons ATGAGGGAAATCGTGCACATCCAGGCCGGCCAGTGCGGGAACCAGATTGGTGCAAAG ttcTGGGAGGTGATCAGCGATGAGCACGGCATTGACCCAACAGGAACCTACCATGGAGACAGCGACCTGCAGCTGGACAGGATCAGTGTGTATTACAACGAAGCCACTG GTGGGAAGTATGTGCCCAGAGCCATCCTAGTAGACCTGGAACCGGGCACCATGGACTCTGTCCGCTCTGGACCCTTTGGACAAATCTTCAGACCCGACAACTTTGTCTTTG GTCAAAGTGGAGCAGGAAACAACTGGGCCAAAGGTCACTACACTGAGGGGGCCGAGCTGGTGGACTCGGTCCTGGATGTGGTGAGGAAAGAGGCTGAGAGCTGCGAGTGTCTGCAGGGCTTCCAGCTCACACACTCCCTGGGAGGAGGCACCGGCTCCGGCATGGGCACCCTGCTCATCAGCAAGATCAGGGAGGAGTACCCTGACCGCATCATGAACACCTTCAGCGTGGTGCCCTCTCCGAAG GTATCGGACACAGTGGTTGAGCCGTACAATGCCACACTGTCAGTGCACCAGCTTGTTGAAAACACAGATGAGACCTACTGCATTGACAACGAAGCTCTTTATGACATTTGCTTCCGCACTCTCAAACTCACAACACCCACCTACGGCGATCTGAACCACCTGGTTTCAGCCACCATGAGCGGCGTGACCACTTGCCTGCGTTTCCCCGGCCAGCTTAACGCCGATCTGAGGAAGCTGGCGGTCAACATGGTTCCCTTCCCTCGTCTCCACTTCTTCATGCCCGGCTTTGCTCCTCTGACCAGCAGGGGGAGTCAGCAGTACCGTGCCCTGACGGTGCCCGAGCTCACCCAGCAGGTGTTTGACGCCAAAAACATGATGGCAGCTTGCGACCCACGCCACGGACGCTACCTGACGGTGGCAGCCGTGTTCCGTGGGCGCATGTCCATGAAGGAGGTGGATGAGCAGATGCTGAATGTCCAAAACAAGAACAGCAGCTACTTTGTGGAGTGGATCCCCAACAACGTGAAGACGGCCGTCTGCGACATCCCGCCACGTGGCCTCAAAATGGCCGTCACCTTCATTGGCAACAGCACCGCCATCCAGGAGCTGTTCAAACGCATCTCTGAGCAGTTCACCGCCATGTTCCGCCGCAAGGCCTTCCTCCACTGGTACACCGGAGAGGGCATGGATGAGATGGAGTTCACCGAGGCCGAGAGCAACATGAATGACCTGGTGTCCGAGTACCAGCAGTACCAGGACGCCACGGccgaggaggagggagagtttgaggaggaagtggaagaggATGCctaa
- the flot1a gene encoding flotillin-1a, translated as MFYTCGPNEAMVVSGFCRSPPLMIAGGRVFIIPCIQKIQRISLNTLTLNVKSDKVYTRHGVPISVTGIAQMKIQGQNKQMLAAACQMFMGKSEPEIAQIALETLEGHQRAIIAHLTVEEIYKDRKKFSEEVFKVASSDLVNMGISVVSYTLKDVHDDQDYLHSLGKARTAQVQKDARIGEAKNKRDAVIREAHAMQEKVSAQYKNEIDMAKAQRDYELKKAAYDIEVNTKKAESEMAYQLQVAKTKQRIEEEKMQVQVVERTQQIMLQEQEITRREKELEAKVKKPADAERYRLEKLAEAQRLKLIMEAEAEAESIRIKGEAEAFAVEAKGRAEAEQMSKKAEAFQQYKDGAMVDMLLEKLPLMAEEISKPLCEARKITMVSSGNGEVGAAKLSGEVLDIMTRLPEAVEKLTGVTISQVTSRTG; from the exons ATGTTCTACACCTGTGGTCCCAACGAGGCGATGGTGGTGTCAG GGTTCTGCCGTTCTCCTCCGCTGATGATAGCTGGAGGCCGAGTCTTCATCATCCCGTGCATTCAGAAGATACAGAG gaTTTCCTTGAACACTCTGACTCTGAATGTGAAGAGCGACAAAGTCTACACTCGTCACGGGGTGCCCATCTCCGTGACCGGGATTGCCCAG ATGAAGATCCAGGGTCAGAACAAACAGATGCTGGCTGCAGCCTGCCAAATGTTCATGGGGAAGTCAGAGCCCGAGATCGCTCAGATCGCCTTGGAGACTCTGGAGGGACACCAGCGAGCCATCATCGCCCACCTCACTGTTGAG gAGATCTACAAGGACCGAAAGAAGTTCTCCGAGGAGGTTTTTAAGGTGGCTTCCTCTGACCTGGTGAACATGGGCATCAGCGTGGTCAGCTACACACTCAAAGATGTTCACGACGACCAG GATTATCTGCATTCACTGGGGAAGGCTCGAACAGCCCAGGTTCAGAAAGACGCTCGCATTGGAGAGGCCAAGAACAAGAGAGATGCCGTGATCAGG gaggcCCACGCGATGCAGGAGAAAGTGTCGGCTCAGTATAAGAATGAGATCGACATGGCAAAGGCCCAGAGGGACTACGAGCTGAAGAAGGCAGCCTATGACATCGAGGTCAACACTAAGAAGGCCGAATCAGAGATGGCCTACCAGCTGCAG GTTGCAAAGACAAAGCAACGTattgaggaggagaagatgcaGGTCCAGGTGGTCGAGCGGACGCAGCAGATCATGCTGCAGGAGCAGGAGATCACTCGCAGGGAGAAGGAGCTGGAAGCTAAGGTGAAGAAACCTGCAGACGCTGAGCGGTACCGCCTGGAGAAACTGGCTGAGGCTCAGCG TCTTAAGCTGATCATGGAGGCAGAGGCTGAAGCCGAGTCCATCAGG ATTAAAGGTGAGGCTGAGGCTTTTGCCGTGGAGGCCAAGGGTCGCGCTGAGGCAGAGCAGATGTCAAAGAAGGCAGAGGCCTTCCAGCAGTACAAGGATGGAGCCATGGTGGACATGCTGCTGGAGAAACTGCCTCTG ATGGCAGAAGAGATCAGCAAGCCTCTGTGTGAAGCCAGAAAGATTACCATGGTGTCCAGTGGAAATGGGGAGGTGGGTGCAGCCAAACTGTCGGGAGAGGTGTTGGACATCATGACCCGCCTCCCCGAGGCGGTGGAGAAGCTGACCGGAGTCACCATCTCCCAG GTGACCTCTCGTACAGGCTGA